One window of the Gemmatimonadota bacterium genome contains the following:
- the dprA gene encoding DNA-processing protein DprA: MTDLSMTDRSLADLASWLTLARVPGVGASRFHALLSRFGSPAAVLSATLDELAETEGVGPRIARAVRGHRDQAFVDRQLHLLDRHDARIVTFRDRDYPERLREIYDPPPLLFVSGGWKVEDEQSIAIVGTRFTTAYGRRMAEAFSAELSAYGFTVVSGLARGVDTLAHRTALRGNGRTVAVLGSGLDRPYPAENRKLMASIREHGAVLTEHPFGTGPDAVHFPQRNRIISGSTLGTIVVEAGKRSGALITARFALDQGREVFAVPGPLNAAGSEGVNRLIKDGTAKLIQRVEDVINELAPRLGFEPTRSEPEPAGPDFELPPVEASMYGQVTSDPKHIDHLATALSLTSSQALGVLLALELKGAVRQLPGMRFVRS, from the coding sequence ATGACGGACCTATCTATGACGGACCGGTCTTTGGCGGACCTGGCATCCTGGCTGACCCTTGCGCGTGTGCCGGGCGTAGGGGCGTCGCGGTTCCACGCGCTGTTGAGCCGGTTCGGTTCGCCCGCCGCGGTCCTGTCCGCCACGTTGGACGAACTGGCCGAGACCGAGGGGGTGGGACCGCGGATCGCCCGGGCGGTGCGCGGCCACCGGGACCAGGCCTTCGTCGACCGTCAGCTGCACCTGCTCGATCGGCACGACGCGCGCATCGTCACCTTCCGCGACCGGGACTATCCCGAGCGGCTTCGCGAGATCTACGATCCGCCGCCGCTGCTCTTCGTTTCCGGCGGCTGGAAAGTGGAGGACGAACAGTCCATCGCCATCGTGGGTACGCGGTTTACCACCGCCTACGGCCGCAGGATGGCCGAGGCCTTCAGCGCGGAACTGAGTGCATACGGGTTCACGGTCGTGAGCGGCCTGGCGCGGGGTGTGGACACGCTCGCCCACCGGACCGCACTGCGCGGCAACGGCCGTACGGTGGCGGTGCTGGGCTCGGGCCTAGACCGGCCGTACCCCGCGGAGAACCGCAAGCTGATGGCATCCATCCGGGAACATGGCGCCGTGCTGACGGAGCACCCCTTCGGAACCGGTCCGGACGCCGTCCATTTCCCCCAGCGCAACCGGATCATCAGCGGTTCGACGCTGGGGACGATCGTGGTGGAGGCCGGCAAGCGCAGCGGAGCGCTGATCACCGCGCGCTTCGCCCTGGACCAGGGCCGCGAGGTCTTTGCCGTCCCCGGACCGCTGAACGCGGCCGGCAGCGAGGGGGTGAACCGGCTGATCAAGGACGGTACGGCCAAGCTGATCCAGCGGGTCGAGGACGTGATCAACGAGCTGGCGCCCCGGCTGGGTTTCGAGCCGACCCGATCGGAACCGGAACCGGCCGGCCCGGATTTCGAACTGCCGCCCGTTGAGGCATCCATGTACGGTCAGGTCACCTCGGATCCCAAGCACATCGACCACCTGGCGACCGCCCTCTCCCTTACGTCTTCCCAGGCGCTCGGTGTCCTGCTGGCGCTCGAACTGAAAGGCGCGGTACGGCAATTGCCGGGCATGAGGTTCGTGAGATCCTGA
- the obgE gene encoding GTPase ObgE → MFVDFARIHVKAGRGGNGCCSFRREKNVPRGGPDGGHGGDGGHVVLQVDPGKRTLLDFQYQHLYRARNGTHGQGKDMHGRNAPDLVIGVPPGTIVKDRESGSVISDMVGEDQTLVIARGGHGGRGNSAFATSTNRAPRRWEEGHPGEERQLELELKLIADVGLVGHPNAGKSTLLSRLSAMRPKIADYPFTTLEPNLGIVKLGDYDRFVLADIPGLIEGAHEGKGLGHQFLRHIERTRILVFLLDTSQPDPVHDYEVLVNELRQFNPILLSRPALVVFSKLDLIVDRSVLDGLVVDPVRAKHAGQRNNPVLAISSATGEGIPELLGEIRQILHEIGSDSPD, encoded by the coding sequence ATGTTCGTCGATTTCGCGAGAATCCACGTAAAGGCCGGACGCGGCGGCAACGGTTGCTGCAGCTTCCGCCGCGAGAAGAACGTGCCGCGGGGCGGGCCGGACGGCGGACACGGCGGCGACGGGGGCCATGTCGTCCTGCAGGTCGACCCGGGCAAGCGGACGCTGCTCGACTTCCAGTACCAGCACCTGTACCGGGCCCGGAACGGCACCCACGGTCAGGGCAAGGACATGCACGGCCGGAATGCCCCGGACCTGGTCATCGGCGTCCCCCCCGGGACCATCGTCAAGGACCGGGAGTCCGGCTCGGTGATTTCCGACATGGTCGGGGAGGACCAGACTCTGGTCATCGCCCGGGGAGGCCATGGCGGCCGCGGAAACTCGGCCTTCGCCACGTCCACCAACCGGGCGCCCCGGCGCTGGGAGGAGGGCCATCCGGGCGAGGAACGCCAGCTCGAACTCGAGCTGAAGCTGATTGCCGACGTGGGGCTGGTCGGTCATCCAAACGCGGGCAAATCCACCCTGCTGTCGCGTCTCTCCGCCATGAGGCCCAAGATCGCCGACTATCCCTTCACCACCCTCGAACCCAACCTGGGTATCGTAAAGTTGGGAGACTACGACCGCTTCGTCCTCGCGGACATCCCCGGCCTGATCGAGGGCGCCCACGAAGGCAAGGGACTCGGACACCAGTTCCTCCGCCACATTGAGCGGACCCGGATCCTCGTCTTCCTGCTCGACACGAGCCAGCCCGATCCCGTGCACGACTACGAAGTGCTCGTCAACGAACTCCGCCAGTTCAATCCAATTCTCCTATCCCGTCCCGCCCTGGTCGTCTTCTCCAAGCTGGACCTGATCGTAGACCGTTCCGTCCTGGACGGCCTCGTCGTGGATCCCGTCCGCGCGAAGCACGCGGGCCAGCGCAACAACCCCGTGCTGGCGATCTCATCCGCCACCGGAGAAGGCATCCCCGAACTCCTCGGGGAAATCCGCCAGATACTTCACGAGATCGGATCCGACTCGCCCGACTAA
- the icd gene encoding NADP-dependent isocitrate dehydrogenase, translated as MAAQPPAGGKHITIDDRGVLNVPDQPVIPFIEGDGTGPDIWRTAQRVFDAAVDKAYGGDRRIAWHEVLAGEKAFNLTDSWLPDETVDSFREYLVGIKGPLTTPVGGGIRSLNVALRQILDLYVCLRPVRWFTGVPSPVRHPEKVDMVIFRENTEDVYAGKEQEAYSDEAARLIAFCREQFGWEIRSDSGIAIKPVSETGSKRLIRAAVEYAIARNRKSVTLVHKGNIQKFTEGAFQKWGYELAKEEYPDRLVSWDECGGDVPDGKILVKDAIADIFLQQILTRPDEFDVIATMNLNGDYISDALAAQVGGIGIAPGGNINYKTGHAVFEATHGTAPKYANQDKVNPGSVILSGELMLRYLGWDEAADLIIQGIEKAIGSRIVTYDFARLMDGAQEVKCSEFGTAIIERMQA; from the coding sequence ATGGCTGCACAACCACCCGCTGGTGGAAAGCACATAACGATCGATGACCGGGGCGTGCTCAACGTCCCGGACCAGCCGGTCATCCCTTTTATCGAAGGCGACGGCACGGGACCGGATATCTGGAGGACGGCCCAGCGCGTCTTCGACGCCGCCGTCGACAAGGCGTACGGCGGAGACCGGCGCATCGCGTGGCACGAGGTGCTGGCAGGAGAAAAAGCCTTCAACCTTACGGACAGCTGGCTGCCGGATGAGACGGTAGACAGTTTCCGGGAATACCTGGTGGGCATCAAGGGGCCCCTGACCACGCCCGTGGGGGGCGGCATCCGCAGCCTGAACGTGGCGCTGCGACAGATCCTCGACCTGTACGTATGCCTGCGGCCGGTACGCTGGTTCACCGGCGTGCCCAGTCCGGTGCGTCATCCCGAAAAGGTGGACATGGTGATCTTCCGCGAGAACACGGAGGACGTGTACGCCGGGAAGGAACAGGAGGCCTACAGCGACGAGGCCGCCCGGCTGATCGCCTTCTGCAGGGAGCAGTTCGGATGGGAAATCCGGTCCGATTCGGGCATCGCCATCAAGCCGGTGAGCGAGACCGGCAGCAAGCGGTTGATCCGCGCGGCGGTAGAGTACGCCATCGCGCGGAACCGCAAGAGCGTCACCCTGGTGCACAAGGGCAACATCCAGAAGTTCACGGAAGGCGCTTTCCAGAAATGGGGCTACGAACTCGCGAAGGAGGAGTACCCGGACCGGCTGGTCAGCTGGGACGAATGCGGGGGCGACGTCCCGGACGGCAAGATCCTCGTCAAGGACGCCATCGCCGACATCTTCCTGCAGCAGATCCTGACCCGCCCCGACGAGTTCGACGTCATCGCCACCATGAACCTGAACGGCGATTACATTTCCGATGCGCTGGCCGCCCAGGTGGGCGGTATCGGCATCGCACCGGGCGGTAACATCAACTACAAGACCGGGCACGCCGTGTTCGAAGCGACCCACGGTACGGCGCCGAAATACGCCAACCAGGACAAGGTCAACCCGGGTTCCGTCATCCTCTCCGGCGAACTGATGCTGCGCTATCTCGGCTGGGACGAAGCGGCCGACCTGATCATTCAGGGGATCGAAAAGGCCATCGGGAGCAGGATCGTGACGTACGATTTCGCCCGGCTGATGGACGGCGCGCAGGAAGTCAAGTGCTCGGAATTCGGCACCGCCATCATCGAGCGGATGCAGGCATAG
- the mdh gene encoding malate dehydrogenase — MVKIGIVGAGNVGATAALYAAQKELGDIALIDVVDGIPQGKGLDMMEAGPVLGYDSAIEGSNDFAALEDAAIVVVTAGLARKPGMDRLDLLKKNAEIITSVTESIVKYAPDAQILMVSNPLDVMTYVALKVSGYGRKRVYGQAGVLDCARYRSFVAMELGVSMEDTQAIILGGHGDTMVPIPRYTTVSGIPITELLPRDAIDRIVQRTRDGGAEIVNYLKTGSAYYAPAASVVQMVESVLKGKNRVLPASVMLEGEYGLRDVCVGVPVKLGSEGIEEVIELELADDERAALRASASVYQESLDELGI; from the coding sequence ATGGTAAAGATCGGCATTGTCGGTGCGGGAAACGTGGGGGCGACCGCTGCGCTGTACGCCGCGCAGAAGGAACTGGGCGACATCGCCCTTATCGACGTGGTGGACGGCATCCCGCAGGGCAAGGGACTGGACATGATGGAAGCCGGACCCGTGCTGGGCTATGATTCGGCGATAGAAGGCTCCAATGATTTCGCGGCCCTGGAAGACGCGGCAATCGTGGTGGTCACCGCCGGACTGGCCCGCAAGCCGGGCATGGACCGGCTCGACCTGCTGAAGAAGAACGCGGAGATCATCACGTCGGTGACCGAAAGCATCGTGAAGTACGCGCCGGATGCCCAGATCCTGATGGTCAGCAACCCGCTGGACGTCATGACCTATGTCGCCCTCAAGGTGTCGGGGTACGGTCGGAAGCGCGTCTACGGACAGGCCGGCGTGCTGGACTGCGCCCGTTACCGGTCCTTCGTGGCCATGGAACTCGGCGTCTCCATGGAAGACACGCAGGCGATCATTCTCGGCGGGCACGGCGACACCATGGTCCCCATTCCCAGGTACACCACGGTCTCCGGCATACCCATCACCGAGTTGCTGCCCCGGGATGCCATCGACCGCATCGTGCAGCGGACCCGCGACGGCGGCGCGGAGATCGTCAACTACCTCAAAACGGGAAGTGCCTACTACGCCCCGGCGGCCTCCGTCGTCCAGATGGTGGAATCCGTCCTGAAGGGCAAGAACCGCGTGCTGCCCGCCTCGGTGATGCTGGAAGGCGAGTACGGTCTGCGGGATGTCTGTGTAGGGGTGCCCGTGAAGCTGGGCAGCGAGGGCATCGAGGAAGTGATCGAACTGGAACTTGCGGACGACGAACGGGCGGCGCTGCGTGCTTCCGCCTCAGTGTACCAGGAGAGCCTGGACGAATTGGGCATATAA
- a CDS encoding NYN domain-containing protein codes for MENSKTALADYRHLFSRIDEKGLARVLELALDRQLIVKLLHICGLVQDVRDLATAPMYTLAAQLAGDCFEREVTAAQVIRTLVQTSSREIEQIGRSSPEGINSLLSDRTDAYTRECGRMTFAMLLDEREAVYAPAIERLNRIPAFQPRSGVSEETASPYLRDDPVLNGGPEDARPMEDARPMEDARPMEDTDPALIEARRYGADLEKRNRILEDRVREMQRRIEQFREEGGAESERVAHFIDVQNMWYAARQQHGIAARVDFEKLMQAAVNDRRLIRAYAYVIQTPEVDQSGFVTMLEQFSYEVKRKDLRRRSDGSAKGDWDMEMAIDMIRIAEKVDVVILASGDGDFVSLIQLLKELGPRVEVFSFPHNTARDLMETADHYHPIDASLLIDMDPAR; via the coding sequence ATGGAAAACTCGAAAACAGCGCTGGCAGACTACCGGCATCTTTTCAGCAGGATCGACGAAAAGGGGCTTGCCCGGGTCCTGGAACTCGCCCTCGACCGTCAGTTGATCGTCAAGCTGCTGCACATCTGCGGACTGGTCCAGGATGTGCGGGACCTGGCGACAGCACCGATGTACACGCTCGCCGCCCAACTCGCCGGGGACTGCTTCGAGCGGGAAGTCACTGCCGCGCAGGTCATCCGGACCCTGGTCCAAACCAGTTCACGGGAGATCGAACAGATCGGTAGATCGTCCCCCGAAGGCATCAACTCCCTGCTGAGTGACCGGACCGACGCCTATACCCGGGAGTGCGGCCGGATGACCTTTGCCATGTTGCTGGACGAACGGGAGGCGGTTTACGCGCCGGCCATCGAACGGTTGAACCGGATTCCGGCCTTTCAACCCCGGTCCGGCGTATCGGAGGAGACGGCGTCCCCCTACCTGCGGGACGATCCCGTCCTGAACGGCGGACCGGAGGACGCCCGTCCGATGGAGGACGCCCGTCCGATGGAGGACGCCCGCCCGATGGAGGACACCGACCCGGCGCTGATCGAAGCCCGCCGGTACGGCGCGGACCTCGAAAAACGGAATCGGATCCTGGAAGACCGCGTCAGGGAGATGCAGCGACGGATCGAACAGTTCAGAGAAGAAGGCGGCGCGGAATCTGAAAGGGTAGCCCACTTCATCGACGTGCAGAACATGTGGTATGCCGCCCGGCAACAGCACGGGATTGCGGCGCGGGTGGATTTCGAGAAGCTCATGCAGGCCGCCGTGAACGATCGCCGGCTGATACGCGCCTACGCCTACGTGATCCAGACCCCGGAGGTGGACCAGAGCGGATTCGTCACCATGCTGGAACAGTTCAGCTACGAGGTGAAGCGGAAGGACCTCCGCCGGCGCAGCGACGGCTCGGCGAAAGGCGACTGGGACATGGAGATGGCCATCGACATGATCAGAATTGCCGAGAAGGTCGATGTCGTCATCCTGGCAAGCGGCGACGGGGATTTCGTGTCGCTGATTCAGCTGCTCAAGGAACTGGGCCCGCGCGTGGAGGTGTTCTCCTTCCCGCACAACACAGCGCGGGACCTGATGGAAACCGCGGATCATTACCATCCCATCGACGCATCACTGTTGATCGATATGGATCCGGCCCGTTAA